Below is a window of Bacteroidales bacterium DNA.
TTAAGAGTACAATCATAGTAGGATTAAAATGTTGGAATAATTCAGGTGAGAATTTATTGGTTTCCGAATTATTGCTATAGAAATAGAATGTTGCTGCAGCAGCACCAACTACAAGTATAGCACTAATTAACTTGGATTTAGGAGAACCTTTGCTAAATAGTGAACCTAAAGCAAGTAAGCCTACTACAATAGAAAGTAAGGACCATATACTAAAAACCAAATAGGTTGCAGGTCCAACTTCGGTAACTGTATAGTCTCTTGCAAAGAAACTCATAGTTAATCCATTTTGGTGAAATGCCATCCAAAAGAAAATAACAACACCAAATACTAAGAATAATGCAGTCATTCTTTGTTTTGTTTCTGCTTTTGACATCTCTACAATTTCACCTTTCTCTTCTGCAGCTTTCTTAACATCAGGCAACATTCTTTTAAAAAGTGTATATATTATAAATGAAACTATCATCATAGCAGCAGCAATACCAAATGCATAATTAAAACCTGTACCATATGCAGTTAAATATTCTGTAGCAAATGTGGCAAGGTCAGTAACAGGAGCTCCATCAATAACAGCATTATTTGCTAAAGTTTGCATTGAAGATAGATCAGCAGAACTAAGTAATGATAAGTCAACATTACCTGCGGCATCTTTAGCTTTATGAATTAATGCAGGTAAGTCATTATTACGAATAAACCCTTCAGATTTAATAAACCAATTTATGATTCCGGCTGCAGCACTTGGAGCAAATAAGGCGCCAACATTAATACCCATATAGAATACGCTGAAAGCTGAATCTCTAAGGTGAGAATATTTAGGAGCATCGTATAATTGCCCAACAACAGCTTGTAAGTTGCCCTTAAACAATCCGTTACCAAACGAAATTACAAAAAGTGCAAATAATGTAAAAATTAAACCAAATCCTGGAATTGACATTATAAAATATCCAGCAAGCATGGTAATTAAACCTACATAAATAGTTCCTTTGTAATTTTTAGTTCTATCTGCTACAATTCCACCTACTAATGCTAATCCGTAAATCAATCCGTAAAATACACTATAAATAATACCTGCATTTGACTCGGTAAGACCAAATTTTGCAGTTAAATAAAATACTAAGATTCCCATCATAGTATAAAATCCAAATCGTTCGCCCATATTAGCAAAAAAAGCAACATATAAACCTTTAGGATGTCCTTTAAACATAATTATTTAATTTTTAGTTAATAATAATTTCGAATTTAAAAAAAACAAATATAGAAATCTTTTTTTAGTATGCCATTTTTATTTGAATTTTAAAGAATATATTTTTGTATAAAAACAGATAAATTGCTTATATTATTACTCTGTAAAAACTTGTTTTTTTAACAAACTTTTTTATTAAAATCGGGTTTATGTATTTTACTATTAGCAAGTTGACAATAGACAATTGGTAATAAAAAATTGTCAACTGTCAATTGTCAACTGTCAATTTACCAAAAGTCAGATTATCTGTGTATTACATTTTAATCTTGCTTAAGTTTCTGAAGTCAGTTAGAGCTTACTAATAATTTAATCAAATCAAAAAATGGAAGATAACAATACATTTAAAAATTCATTTGTTTATACTTTTTTCCAAAATTCATTAGGTACAAATCATTTATTTTTTATTAATGTATTAATTAATATTGTTTTTGGGACGATTTATTCTTTTAGGATTATTGATTCAAATTTTCTTTTATTATTGTTCGGAATTGTTTTACCAATAATCTATATAATTGGACTATACAGATTTATTATATATAGTAAAGATATTTTTAAGGAAAAGCCAAAAATTATTAAGCTTTTTATTTCAAAAGATATTAATGTTCTTTTTATGTTGATTGATATTTCAATAACCGTTTTTATAGCATTATTAATATATTATCAGGTGTTTGACTATGTTATTGTCAGGTTAATAATAACAACCTTACTTCCGGTATTTTATCAAATGAGCATTAAAATTTTTCTGACAATTACTTGATTGTCCTGTATTACCAGTGATTTTTTATCACTAGTGGCGGGTTAAAATTATTATGTTTAATATTTCGTAGCCCGAATCAAGTTCGGGACAGGCTCTACGGCACTTTATATCAGCCCCGTTAGATGCGATATATTTGTAGTATAATAAACAATCAACAATCAACAATCAACAATCAACAATCAACAATCAACAATCAACAATCAACAATCATAAATCATTATATTATTCCCACTCAATTGTTGCAGGTGGTTTTGAGCTAATATCATAAACAACCCTGTTAACTCCTTTTACATTGTTAATTATTTTATTAGAAATATTAGCCAAAAAATCGTATGGAAGTTGCGACCAGTCGGCAGTCATTCCGTCGGTTGAAGAAACAGCTCTCAGGCAAACAACATTTTCGTATGTTCTTTCATCTCCCATCACACCGACAGATTGAACAGGCAAAAGAATTGCACCTGCTTGCCATACTTCGTCATACAGGTTATTTTCTTTTAATCCTGAAATATAAATATCATCTACTTCCTGTAAAATCCTGATTTTTTCTTTTGTTATTTCACCAAGTATCCTTATAGACAAGCCTGGTCCTGGAAAAGGATGCCTTTTTAAGAAATTATTATCAATTTCTAACGATTTACCAATTTTTCTTACTTCATCTTTGAAAAGTAATCTTAGTGGTTCAACTACTTTTAAATTCATTTTTTCAGGTAAGCCGCCAACATTGTGATGTGATTTTATTGTAGCTGAAGGTCCTTTAACCGAAACTGATTCAATAACATCAGGATATATTGTACCTTGTGCCAACCATTTTACATTTTTAAATTTTTTTGCTTCTTCTTCAAAAATCTCAATAAAATTTTTTCCTATTGATTTTCTTTTTTGTTCAGGGTCTTTAATTCCTTCGAGATCGCTTAAAAATTTATCTTTTGCATCAATACCAATAACATTTAATTTTAATTTGGTTTTATATTTTTGTAATACATTTTCAAATTCATTCTTTCTTAAAAGTCCGTTATCAACAAAAATACAAGTAAGATTTTTACCAATAGCATTATTTAACAAAGTAGCTGCAACTGTAGAATCAACACCTCCTGATAATCCCAAAATAACTTTATCGTTTCCAAGTTTGTTCCTTAGCTCATCAATTGTTGATTCAACAAAAGAGTCAGGTGTCCAATTTTGAGAACATCCGCAAATATTAACAATAAAATTTTGTAATACTTTTTTACCTTCAATCGTATGATAAACTTCAGGATGAAATTGAAGTCCGTATGTATTTTCGTTTAAAATTTTATATGCAGCAATCTTGACATCAGTTGTACTCGCAATTATTTCATAATTTTCAGGAATTTTATTTATTGTATCACCATGTGACATCCATACCTGGGTATTTTTACTAATACCTTTCAATAATTTGTTTTTAGTATCAATAAACTGAAGATTTGCCCTGCCATATTCCCTTGTCTTTGAAGGTGAAACTTCTCCTCCATAAAAATGTGAAATATATTGCGCCCCATAACATATTCCTAATATAGGGATATTCCCCTTTATTTTACTTAAATCAGGAATTAAAGCATTTTTATCTCTCACCGAAAAAGGACTACCTGATAAAATAACTCCTTTTATACTTTTATTAATAATAGGTATATTATTATAAGGATATATTTCACAATAAACATTATGTTCTCTTATCTTTCTGGCAATCAGTTGAGTATATTGAGAACCAAAATCAAGAATAATTATTTTGTCATGCATTTATATATAAATAAAATATATTTTTGACTAACTCCGCCATTTATGGCGGAGAAAATAAACAATTTCTAAAATTGGACTTTAGTCACTTATATGTAGTATTATAATGGTTAAAACCCAACGCTTTTTTATTTATACTCTACGGCATAAATGCCGTAGTTAGTCATTTGCTTGTGCGTTTTCATACGGACTCTTTAATTGGGAATGTTGATAATCAGCAAGATAGCCACAGAAAACACAATATTATACTAAACTACTTAAATTTTTTAAGAATATCTTTTACAGCATCTTTATGAACAGTATATCCCATCATTTTTAGCTTAACATAATCTTCATGAAAAAAGTAAAATCCAAATTCAGGAACATTTACATCATTATTTCTTGAACCCGAACTTGAATCTTTAATAAGATACCAGTCTTTTCCATCTTTTTCAAGATAACCAACTAAATGCATGCCGTGGTCATCGGTAGTGCTTTCATTTGAGAAACGAAATTGTCTTGCATCTTCGTCAATATATTCAGTAGGTATATCAAAGGTGGGAATCATTGCGCATTGAGTTCCTTTTACAAAACCTGCTTCGGAAACATCTCCGCCAATGCTAATACCATAACCGTTTCGTATAGCATCTTTTATTGATTTCATAAAAACATCTAAAGGAACATTATAATAATCTTTACTATGCCACCAGTTATCAACTACCTTATATTCAACCTGTTGCCAGTATGGTTCTTGTTTATATGATAATATTTCAACATAATCATCAGGATTAATTTTCAGGTAATCTTTAAGAAAAGTCATGGGTGTATATTCTTTTCCTTCGAAATTAAATTTTATTGGTGGTTCTCCGATATAATGATTCATAATATCCTTAATTGTTGCAATAACGATATCTTCATTCCATGCATTAGACTTTTTAATATTTTTTAAAAAACTATTCATTTCATCATACATTGTTTTGTGAGTATGAAAATTTCTACCATGTAATTTTCCTGTATAAACTTTTTCAGGAACAGCACCATACATTTTATACATCCTTGCAAGAGCATTTCCTTCAGAGCCTTCTTCAAAAACAGAGTTTCCTCGTTCTTTTACAAATCGTCTTGCTTTTTCAATATATTCACAGTAAACTGTATATATATCGGATATCTTAGTCTCTTTTCCTGATAATCTTTTTACTTCTGATTCAATAAACGATGTAGTTGAAAAACACCAGCAAGTACCAGCATTTCCTTGCGAAACAGTAGGATTATGCCATATAGTTTTATACAGGTTGTTTTTATTAGGAAGGTCATAATTTGACTGATCCATAAAAAATCTCCTGTCAACTTCTTTTTTTTCTAATTTTTTATCAACGACACTAACATCTTTTAATATTGAATTTTGATAATAACCCGGTTCGTAATCTTTAAACATTGATTTATCTTTCTTAATGTCTTGAGAAAAACCAGTGCTTAAAAAAACTACTGTTAGAAATAATAATACAATTGTTTGTTTCATTTTTTAATAATTTAATTGTTAATAATTTATTTTCTATCCTTGAATAATTTCCAAATATTTTTATTCGTTTGGGGTTAACAAGGGAAATAATATATAATAATATT
It encodes the following:
- the guaA gene encoding glutamine-hydrolyzing GMP synthase — translated: MHDKIIILDFGSQYTQLIARKIREHNVYCEIYPYNNIPIINKSIKGVILSGSPFSVRDKNALIPDLSKIKGNIPILGICYGAQYISHFYGGEVSPSKTREYGRANLQFIDTKNKLLKGISKNTQVWMSHGDTINKIPENYEIIASTTDVKIAAYKILNENTYGLQFHPEVYHTIEGKKVLQNFIVNICGCSQNWTPDSFVESTIDELRNKLGNDKVILGLSGGVDSTVAATLLNNAIGKNLTCIFVDNGLLRKNEFENVLQKYKTKLKLNVIGIDAKDKFLSDLEGIKDPEQKRKSIGKNFIEIFEEEAKKFKNVKWLAQGTIYPDVIESVSVKGPSATIKSHHNVGGLPEKMNLKVVEPLRLLFKDEVRKIGKSLEIDNNFLKRHPFPGPGLSIRILGEITKEKIRILQEVDDIYISGLKENNLYDEVWQAGAILLPVQSVGVMGDERTYENVVCLRAVSSTDGMTADWSQLPYDFLANISNKIINNVKGVNRVVYDISSKPPATIEWE
- a CDS encoding peptide MFS transporter, producing the protein MFKGHPKGLYVAFFANMGERFGFYTMMGILVFYLTAKFGLTESNAGIIYSVFYGLIYGLALVGGIVADRTKNYKGTIYVGLITMLAGYFIMSIPGFGLIFTLFALFVISFGNGLFKGNLQAVVGQLYDAPKYSHLRDSAFSVFYMGINVGALFAPSAAAGIINWFIKSEGFIRNNDLPALIHKAKDAAGNVDLSLLSSADLSSMQTLANNAVIDGAPVTDLATFATEYLTAYGTGFNYAFGIAAAMMIVSFIIYTLFKRMLPDVKKAAEEKGEIVEMSKAETKQRMTALFLVFGVVIFFWMAFHQNGLTMSFFARDYTVTEVGPATYLVFSIWSLLSIVVGLLALGSLFSKGSPKSKLISAILVVGAAAATFYFYSNNSETNKFSPELFQHFNPTMIVLLTPVIVGLFAYLNRRKKEPSAPRKIGFGMILAAGGFVILLVGSLGLDPFDIMQSDPNHARIGTGWLISTYFTLTVAELFLSPMGISFVSKVSPPKYQGLMQGCWLGATALGNQMLWVGSYLYERVAIWQVWAVFIVLSIIAAVFIFSVMKKLEKVS